One bacterium genomic window, CTGGAGGAGCGCGACCTGGTCACGTTCCACGGCAAGGCGTACGAAGAGTACCGCGGGGGCGTCTCGATGCTGATGCCCTGGCCGAGCCGACGGGAGTCCTGAGCCTTTGGCGTCGGCCTCGCGACAGACATCGTCGCCGGCGGATGTCTCCGGCTACGGTGTCGTCGAGAAGGATTTCAACAGTTCGGCCACCGCGTCCTTGTGCACGGTGAAACTGAGCATCTTCAGCCGCAGGTAGTCGTCGCGCATGAAGAAGTAGCCGCCGAACTTCCCGCGGCGGGCGCTGGATCCCGAGTCCTTGATCAGGTACCAGTCGCGGTCGCCGATCGTCGTGTAGCCGACCAGATGCACGCCATGATCGTCGGTCGTGGTCTGGTTGTAGAAGCGGAATTCACGCGCGGCGGGCGTGATGTAGGCCGGCGGAATGTCGAAATCGGGCACCACCGCCAGGTTTTCCTTCCCGTACCACCCCGGTTCGGAGACATCGCCGCCCAGTTCCACCGAGTAGCCGGCGCGAATCGCCGCGGCCAGCGCATTGTACCATTGATCGAGCGGGACATTGTAGTAGGTGCTGTCGTGCCACCAGTTGTCGGGCACCTCGAATGGCCCCTGCCGGAAGAAGGGCAGCGACAGAGTGGACATCAAATCGACGTAGTCATCCGGGTTGATGGTCAACACCTCGGACATGAACTCCAGCGGCGTGTATGTCTTGCCCTCGTATCGAAAGCGGGCCGGCGGTTCGCCGAGATGGCGGTTGAGGATGAGGCGCACATGCGCGATGGCCGCCTCCTCATCCCAGTCGCCGCGTGCTTTGACATGCTCCAGGTATCCGGTCAATTCCTCCGCCAAGGGACCGTGGTCGTGACGGTCCCCGCCCTGCGGACGGCCGCTGTAGACCGCCAGCGGCACCATGCCGTGCGCGCGGATGATGCGCAATAGCGCGTTGGCTTCCGACCCTTCGCCGTTCCAACTGTCGCCCCGCTCCCGGAGATAGCGCCGCGCCTTGGCGATGAATTCGTAGTAGACCGTGTGCATCTCCGACAGCTTGATCTGCCGGCCGGTCTTGCGCGCCACCTCCGACTCGATGAACGATGTCGCGGAAAACGACCAGCAAGTGCCGGTGGCATACTGGCGCACGGGAGGAAAGTGAAATACCGACGTGAAGACACCCGGCGAATCCGGGGCGGGGATGGCGGTCATGTCGAAGCGCAACTCCCGGCGTTCCTTCCGTTCGGTCTCACGCCGATCCTTCTGGCGCTTGCGGATCTCGCCGCTCACGCTGTCCCGCGCCGCCTTGAGCGAGTCGGCGGCGTCCTCCATCTCTTCGAGGATCGGATCGAAATAGCGGGGCAGGTATTGCACCGTGTCGGTCTGGGCGGCGGCGCCGGCGGCGGCGCCCAGCGCCATGATCAGCGCGGCGATAAGAGTCGTGCGCATGGGTGACCTCGCAGTCAGGCGGCGCTGGTCATCGGCGCCGTCCGGCGGTAGAATGGCCACGGCCGGCGGCGCTGACAAGGCAACCGGCGCGCTCCCGTGTCAATTTCTGCCCCGGTGAACGGCGCTTGATCTTCGCCTCGGCAAACCCTACCCTAATGGCGAGGAAACTTCTCCGGTTCGTGCTCGTAGAGAAAGCATCTGTGGAAAGGCGGTGCAACGTGCCCAGGTTCCTGATCGAAGTCGACCACCCCGAAGACACCTACGGCTGCGCGCAGGCGATCAAGGTGTTCCTGGAGAGCGGATCGCACTTTCTTGCGAACGCCGATTTCGGCTGCGAAGACAACATCCACAAAGCCTGGTTCGCGCTCGAGGCGGATTCGCGCGAGGAAGCGATCATGGTGGTGCCGCCGCAATACCGCAAGAACGCCCGCGTGATCCAGCTGTGCCGGTTCTCGATTCCCGAGATCAACGAGATCCTGCGTCTCCACCGTCCGAAGACCGCGTAAGGAGGAGCATGCCCGACCCGGTCAATCTCGCGCGCAAACTGGCCGCGATCGCCCGGCCCTGGCAGCCGCATGTGGTCGGCGAGCTCAATGGCCAGTATGTGAAACTGGCCAAATTTCACGGCGAATATGTCTGGCACCATCACGCCGCCGAGGATGAACTGTTCCTTGTCGTCGACGGGCACATCGACATCCATTTTCGCGACCATGTCGTGGGGCTGAACGCCGGCGAGTTTTGCATCGTGCCGCGCGGGGTCGAGCACAAGCCGGTGGCCCAGCGGGTCGCGTCGGTGCTGCTGTTCGAACCGGCCACGACCCGCAA contains:
- a CDS encoding C1 family peptidase, yielding MRTTLIAALIMALGAAAGAAAQTDTVQYLPRYFDPILEEMEDAADSLKAARDSVSGEIRKRQKDRRETERKERRELRFDMTAIPAPDSPGVFTSVFHFPPVRQYATGTCWSFSATSFIESEVARKTGRQIKLSEMHTVYYEFIAKARRYLRERGDSWNGEGSEANALLRIIRAHGMVPLAVYSGRPQGGDRHDHGPLAEELTGYLEHVKARGDWDEEAAIAHVRLILNRHLGEPPARFRYEGKTYTPLEFMSEVLTINPDDYVDLMSTLSLPFFRQGPFEVPDNWWHDSTYYNVPLDQWYNALAAAIRAGYSVELGGDVSEPGWYGKENLAVVPDFDIPPAYITPAAREFRFYNQTTTDDHGVHLVGYTTIGDRDWYLIKDSGSSARRGKFGGYFFMRDDYLRLKMLSFTVHKDAVAELLKSFSTTP
- a CDS encoding cupin domain-containing protein; its protein translation is MPDPVNLARKLAAIARPWQPHVVGELNGQYVKLAKFHGEYVWHHHAAEDELFLVVDGHIDIHFRDHVVGLNAGEFCIVPRGVEHKPVAQRVASVLLFEPATTRNTGNVDHAYTIEPGDLPRL